The Populus nigra chromosome 19, ddPopNigr1.1, whole genome shotgun sequence genome includes a window with the following:
- the LOC133680624 gene encoding protein ANTAGONIST OF LIKE HETEROCHROMATIN PROTEIN 1-like, with the protein MDESFMLMLSNLLHLHNALDSSTSLLSSPSSSSSASSPSSLLSSSPPTPLLFFTLASLLSYLASQKKPTSTKPPSSTSITTTNPESSSSFSVSAFRALSTEHIWSLEAPLRDSQWRSMYGLSYPVFTTVVDKLKPHITASNLSLPTDYAVSMVLSRLAHGFSAKTLASRYSLEPYLVSKITNMVTRLLATKLYPEFIKIPVSRRRLIETTQAFEELTSLPNMCGAIDGSPIKVKRGDIGGNMYKCRYGYSSVLLQVVADHKKVFWDVCVKAPGGSDDASHLRGSVLYNRLVSGDVVWDKVINVRGHHVRPYIVGDWCYPLLSFLMTPFSPNGSGSPAQNLFDGMLMKGRSVVVDAIALLKGRWKILQDLNVGLDHAPQTIVACCVLHNLCQIAREPEPETWKDPDEGGVPARGLENEKSFHYFGDSLRQALADDLHQRLSSR; encoded by the coding sequence ATGGATGAGTCCTTCATGTTAATGCTCTCGAACCTCCTCCACCTCCACAACGCCCTAGACTCGTCAACTTCCCTCCTCTCCTCCCCTTCCTCATCCTCCTCCGCTTCCTCCCCTTCCTCCCTCCTCTCCTCCTCCCCTCCTACCCCTCTCCTCTTCTTCACCCTCGCTTCCCTCCTCTCTTACCTCGCCTCCCAAAAAAAACCCACCTCCACCAAACCCCCCTCTTCCACCTCTATCACCACTACAAACCCtgaatcctcctcctccttctccgTTTCCGCTTTCCGGGCACTCTCCACTGAACACATCTGGTCATTAGAAGCTCCTCTTCGTGACTCCCAATGGAGGTCAATGTACGGGTTATCCTATCCTGTTTTTACTACTGTTGTTGATAAATTAAAACCCCATATTACTGCTTCTAATCTTTCTTTACCTACTGATTATGCTGTTAGTATGGTTCTCTCTAGATTAGCACACGGGTTTTCTGCTAAAACACTTGCTTCGCGGTATTCTTTAGAGCCTTATTTAGTTTCTAAGATTACTAATATGGTTACAAGATTGTTGGCTACTAAGCTTTACCCTGAATTTATTAAGATTCCGGTTAGTAGACGTAGGCTGATTGAGACTACACAGGCATTTGAGGAGTTGACTTCTTTGCCTAATATGTGTGGAGCTATTGATGGGAGTCCAATTAAGGTGAAACGTGGGGATATTGGGGGTAATATGTATAAATGCCGATATGGGTACTCATCGGTTTTATTGCAAGTTGTGGCTGATCATAAGAAGGTGTTTTGGGATGTGTGTGTGAAGGCGCCAGGTGGGAGTGATGATGCTAGTCATTTGAGGGGGAGTGTGTTGTATAATAGGCTTGTTTCGGGTGATGTTGTGTGGGATAAGGTGATTAATGTTAGGGGTCATCATGTTAGGCCATATATAGTTGGGGATTGGTGTTATCCCTTGCTGTCATTTCTTATGACACCCTTTTCGCCGAATGGGTCTGGGTCTCCTGCACAGAATTTGTTTGATGGGATGCTGATGAAAGGGAGGTCAGTAGTGGTGGATGCTATTGCATTGTTGAAGGGAAGGTGGAAGATTTTGCAGGATTTGAACGTGGGTCTTGATCATGCACCACAGACCATTGTTGCTTGCTGTGTGCTGCATAACTTGTGCCAAATTGCAAGGGAGCCAGAGCCAGAAACTTGGAAGGATCCAGATGAGGGTGGTGTTCCAGCAAGAGGGCTTGAGAACGAGAagtcttttcattattttggaGATAGCCTGAGGCAGGCGCTGGCTGATGATTTGCACCAGAGActttcttcaagatag
- the LOC133680666 gene encoding zinc finger protein ZOP1 isoform X1 yields the protein MTEYWVSQGNKWCDFCKIFISNNPTSIRNHELGQRHKDNVAKKLDSMRKDNIAKEKQQKEAARALEQIEAKANRSYQKDVANLKEASSLRALDIQEDGQEKWDYDSTSGYYYNQSNGLHYDPNSGFYYSDAIGKWVTQEEAYAAVQISSGSRNKGSSFKKPLPASAVSSVKENKVAAQSGPAPGPVVSASLNPRRSVKGAPSKFAVNKRKRPDEKPKAVSVEEKAALKAREAARKRVEEREKSLLGLYQH from the exons ATGACGGAg TATTGGGTAAGCCAAGGCAACAAATGGTGCGATTTTTGCAAGATATTTATATCAAACAACCCTACAAGTATCCGAAACCATGAACTTGGCCAACGCCACAAAGATAATGTTGCTAAAAAGCTCGATTCTATGCGGAAAGATAACATCGCCAAGGAGAAACAACAGAAAGAAGCTGCCCGTGCTCTCGAGCAGATCGAAGCt AAAGCAAATCGGAGTTATCAAAAGGATGTGGCGAATCTTAAGGAGGCAAGTAGTCTTCGTGCATTGGATATACAAGAAGATGGTCAAGAGA AGTGGGATTATGACAGCACTTCAGGCTATTATTACAATCAAAGCAATGGTTTACACTATGATCCAAACTCAGGCTTTTACTATTCTGATGCTATAG GCAAGTGGGTGACGCAAGAAGAAGCGTATGCTGCGGTTCAGATTTCATCAGGCTCCAGGAATAAAGGATCCAGTTTTAAAAAGCCTTTGCCAGCATCAGCTGTCAGTTcggtaaaagaaaataaagtcgCTGCTCAAAGTGGCCCTGCACCTGGTCCGGTAGTTTCAGCTTCTTTAAATCCTAGAAGATCTGTTAAAGGCGCTCCTTCAAAATTTGCTGTTAACAAGAGGAAGAGGCCAGATGAAAAGCCAAAGGCTGTATCTGTAGAAGAAAAGGCAGCACTTAAAGCTAGGGAAGCTGCAAGGAAGAGGGTCGAGGAGAGGGAGAAATCATTGCTTGGCCTTTACCAACACTGA
- the LOC133680666 gene encoding zinc finger protein ZOP1 isoform X2 — protein MNLANATKIMLLKSSILCGKITSPRRNNRKKLPVLSSRSKLKQIGVIKRMWRILRRQVVFVHWIYKKMVKRLLMMTEWDYDSTSGYYYNQSNGLHYDPNSGFYYSDAIGKWVTQEEAYAAVQISSGSRNKGSSFKKPLPASAVSSVKENKVAAQSGPAPGPVVSASLNPRRSVKGAPSKFAVNKRKRPDEKPKAVSVEEKAALKAREAARKRVEEREKSLLGLYQH, from the exons ATGAACTTGGCCAACGCCACAAAGATAATGTTGCTAAAAAGCTCGATTCTATGCGGAAAGATAACATCGCCAAGGAGAAACAACAGAAAGAAGCTGCCCGTGCTCTCGAGCAGATCGAAGCt AAAGCAAATCGGAGTTATCAAAAGGATGTGGCGAATCTTAAGGAGGCAAGTAGTCTTCGTGCATTGGATATACAAGAAGATGGTCAAGAGA CTCTTAATGATGACAGAGTGGGATTATGACAGCACTTCAGGCTATTATTACAATCAAAGCAATGGTTTACACTATGATCCAAACTCAGGCTTTTACTATTCTGATGCTATAG GCAAGTGGGTGACGCAAGAAGAAGCGTATGCTGCGGTTCAGATTTCATCAGGCTCCAGGAATAAAGGATCCAGTTTTAAAAAGCCTTTGCCAGCATCAGCTGTCAGTTcggtaaaagaaaataaagtcgCTGCTCAAAGTGGCCCTGCACCTGGTCCGGTAGTTTCAGCTTCTTTAAATCCTAGAAGATCTGTTAAAGGCGCTCCTTCAAAATTTGCTGTTAACAAGAGGAAGAGGCCAGATGAAAAGCCAAAGGCTGTATCTGTAGAAGAAAAGGCAGCACTTAAAGCTAGGGAAGCTGCAAGGAAGAGGGTCGAGGAGAGGGAGAAATCATTGCTTGGCCTTTACCAACACTGA